The Pseudomonas sp. TH06 genome contains the following window.
ACCCGTTCGCCGGCAAAGCTGAAATCAGCATGGTCGAGCACATGAACAGCGACCACGCCAAAGCCATCGCGCATTACGTCGATCTGGCCGGCCTGCCGAAAACCGTGCCGGCGCAAATGGCCGGGATCGACACCGAGGGCATGCACCTGCGCATCGGTCAGGCGCTCTACTGGTTGCCGTTTCAAGCACCTTGTCATACGCCGATACAAGTGCGCGAAGCCTTGGTTTCTCTGGCTCACGCCGAGGTCTGGCCAAAAAAGGCAGTGGCCGACGCTTGAATTCACGAAAGGGCGACGTCATCTAAGGCTTACTGCAAGGCATTTCTTGCGTTGAGGAAATTTTGATGCGCCCTTTTTTGTTGCTCTTTCTGCTGTTTCCGGTGCTGGAGCTCTTCGTATTCGTCAAAGTGGCAGGGGCTATCGGGTTTTTCCCGGCCCTGCTGCTGATCATTCTCGGCTCGATGTTCGGTGTGTTCGTGCTGCGCGTCGCCGGTCTGGCAACGGCACTGCGTGCCCGTGAAAGCCTGAACCGCGGCGAACTGCCTGCGCAAACCATGCTTGAAGGCCTGATGCTGGCATTGGCGGGTGGTTTGTTGATCCTGCCGGGCTTCATCAGCGACGTGGTCGGTCTGGTGATGTTGCTGCCGTTCACGCGTCGTCTGCTGGCGAACAAAATGCGCCAGCGCGCCGAAGATCAGGCCATGCGCCAGCGTGCGTTCGCCGATGACCTGCAACCCCGTGGCGGTCCTGCACCGCGCCAGCCTTTGGGCCGCGAGGGTGATGTGATCGAAGGCGAATTCGAGCACCGCGACACCAAGTAACCTGTTCAGCGACACGGCACCTTCGGGTGCCGTGCTCGTTTATGGGCTGTTTTTGTGCTGAACATTCGCGAAATTTTTTTAGCCTCGCCCTTGTAATAAGCTTATGCGCCCCTATGTAACGGTCACCGAAAGGTTTCCGGCATTCGAGTCGGACAGACTTCCGCGGCTCGCTCGACGAACCGCAACCGGCGCAGGCCGGATTTGTTAAACCCGCCGGGACTACACCGGCCGATGAAAACCACAATTAGGAGAGATCGACAATGAAGCTTCGTCCTCTGCATGACCGCGTCGTTATCCGTCGCAGCGAAGAAGAAAAGAAAACCGCTGGCGGTATCGTCCTGCCAGGTTCGGCTGCTGAAAAAGCCAACCACGGTGAAATTCTCGCTGTAGGTACCGGCAAAGTGCTGGACAGCGGTGAAGTGCGTGCACTGGCCGTCAAGGTTGGCGACAAGGTTGTGTTCGGTCCTTACTCCGGCAGCAACACTGTGAAAGTCGACGGCGAAGACCTGCTGGTAATGAGCGAGAACGAAATCCTCGCTGTTATCGAAGGCTGATACCCCCCGTTCATTTTCCCGCTACTACAAAGTATTTAAGGAATATCGATCATGGCTGCTAAAGAAGTTCTGTTTGGCGATTCCGCCCGTAAAAAAATGCTCAAGGGCGTCAACGTCCTGGCTGACGCAGTAAAAGCGACCCTGGGCCCGAAAGGCCGTAACGTGATCATCGAGAAGAGCTTCGGCGCTCCGACCATCACCAAGGACGGCGTTTCCGTCGCCAAAGAAATCGAACTCGAAGACCGTTTCGAAAACATGGGCGCGCAGCTGGTCAAAGACGTTGCCTCCCGTGCCAACGATGACGCTGGTGACGGTACTACTACCGCTACCGTTCTCGCTCAGTCGATCGTCAACGAAGGCCTGAAAGCCGTCGCTGCCGGCATGAACCCGATGGACCTGAAGCGCGGTATCGACAAAGCGACCATCGCCATTGTCAAAGAGCTGAAGAACCTGTCCAAGCCTTGCGCTGACACCAAGGCCATCGCTCAGGTCGGCACCATCTCGGCCAACTCTGACAGCTCCATCGGCGACATCATTGCCGAAGCCATGGAAAAAGTCGGTAAAGAAGGCGTGATCACCGTTGAAGAAGGCACAGGCCTGGAAAACGAACTGTCGGTTGTTGAAGGCATGCAGTTCGACCGTGGCTACCTGTCCCCATACTTCGTCAACAAGCCAGAGACCATGGTTGCCGAGCTGGACAGCCCGCTGATCCTGCTGGTCGACAAAAAGATCTCGAACATCCGCGAAATGCTGCCAGTGCTGGAAGCCGTTGCCAAAGCCGGCCGTCCACTGCTGATCGTTTCCGAAGACGTTGAAGGCGAAGCCCTGGCGACTCTGGTTGTGAACAACATGCGTGGCATCGTTAAAGTCGCAGCCGTCAAGGCTCCAGGCTTCGGCGACCGTCGCAAGGCCATGCTGCAGGACATCGCTGTTCTGACCGGCGGTACCGTTATCTCCGAAGAGATCGGCCTGAGCCTGGAAGCCGCTACCCTGGAAAACCTCGGCAGCGCCAAGCGTGTGACCATCTCCAAGGAAAACACCATCATCGTTGACGGTGCTGGCGTTGAAGCAGACATCCAGGCGCGTATCACTCAGATCCGTGCCCAGGCTGCTGAAACTTCCTCGGACTACGACCGTGAAAAACTGCAAGAGCGTCTGGCCAAGCTGTCCGGCGGCGTTGCAGTCATCAAGGTTGGCGCTGGTTCCGAAGTAGAAATGAAAGAGAAGAAAGCCCGCGTTGAAGACGCCCTGCACGCAACTCGTGCAGCCGTTGAAGAAGGCGTGGTACCTGGCGGTGGCGTTGCGCTGATCCGCGCTCTGCAAACCCTGAACGACCTGAAAGGCGACAACGCTGATCAGGACGTCGGTATCGCAGTTCTGCGCCGCGCTGTTGAAGCACCGCTGCGCCAGATCGCTGCCAACAGCGGCGACGAGCCAAGCGTTGTAGTCAACGAAGTCAAGAACGGCAAAGGTAACTTCGGTTACAACGCCGCGACTGGCGAGTACGGCGACATGATCGAAATGGGCATCCTGGACCCAACCAAGGTTACCCGTTCCGCGCTGCAAGCTGCATCGTCGATCGGCGGTCTGATCCTGACCACCGAAGCGGCAGTAGCTGACGCGCCGAAGAAAGACGGCGGCGCTGGCGGCGGCATGCCAGACATGGGCGGCATGGGTGGCATGGGCGGCATGATGTAAGCCAGACTTACCCCCGTAACGCAAAACCCCGCTGGCGAAAGCCAGCGGGGTTTTTTATTGCCCGGATATCGAACTTCACACATAACCCATGTAGGAGTGAGCCTGCTCCGGGCGGCGTTCCGACGATAGCGGTGTGTCATTCAACATGATTGCGACTGACATACCGCTATCGCGAGCAGGCTCGCTCCTACATGGGATCGTGTTTCAGGCGCTGACGGTTTGTGTTTTTACGACTATTTCAGCCTTCAGCGCCGGGCGATACAGCACCCAGTAATACGACCCCAGACAAATCAGCCAGCAGAAAATCGCCGTCCAGACGTTGTGCGAAAAGAAGTGCGCGCCCTGCATCATCCGGCTGATCGAAAACACCGAGCCCAGCGCAAAGGCAAAAATGAACGCTTGCCGGGCAAGACGCGGACGCCGATCACGCAGCACAAAGAACAGCGCAAACAATGTGAAGCCAGTGGCCGCATGACCGCCGGGCCAGCAACGCCCCGGTTTGTCGGTAGGCGGACGATGGTCGAGCAGTTTGCTGTAGGTCTCATGCCCACCGAATTGCTCAAGGCTCCATGGGCATTGCACCGCCGTCACCGCTTTGACCGGTGTGACGAACGAAGTCGCCAGCCCCAGAGACAATACCAGGCAACCGAGTTCGCGCTTGAACGGTTTCACTCGTTGAATGAAGAACGAACCAATGAAACCCAGAATCGCGAACACGGAGAAGCCGATAACCACTTGCTTGGCGCGGTCGTGAAGAATGTTTTCGAGGAAGAAACTGTGGCGACCGATGAAGTCACCGGCCACCGGGTCGTAAAACATTCGCGCCAGAACCATGTCCAGATCGGTCATTTCCAGCAGGATCAGAGTGATTGCCGCGACGGCGGGAATGCCCAGGCATAACCATGGATTCAGCGGGCGAGGGGTGGCACGTACAGCACTTGATGACATGACGGATCCTGAACAAAAGAACACGCCCCGGGGCATCAGCCCGGGGCGTTTCGATTAACGTTCGCTGACTTGCGGAGCACCCTCCTTGGGTGCTTTCCAGCCAAGCAGCTGTTGCTTGAAGCCATAACTGGCCGTTTGGTAATACGTGATGGCGCGGCTGATCAGCGGGTCATCGCTGCTCGCCCGGGATTCGCGGCTCTCGCTCAAGGCATCGTCGTGGCGACGCAAACCCTGACGCGGACTGAGGATTGCCAGATCCTTGCCATCGAACAGCCCCAGATGCTGGTAGTTACCCACAACCACACGCGGTGGCAGCGGATTGTCCAGCAGCAGATTGCGACCGAAGAACGTCGATTGGTAATCCATGTTGAGCAAACCGAGCAGGGTCGGCGCAAGGTCAATCTGGCTGGCCAGTTGGCTGTTCTCACGCGGCTCAATCAGCTTCGGTGCATAGATGAACAACGGGATCTGATAGTTGGCGATCGGCAGGTCTTCCTTGCCGGCGCTGCCCGCCGTGTGGTCGGCGACGAAAATGAAGATCGTATTGTCGAACCACGGTTTGCGTCGCGCCTGTTCGAGGAACTGGCCGATGGCGTAGTCGGTGTACTTGACCGCGCCATCACGGCCGTTGCCGGATTTGATGTCGATGCGATTGTCCGGGTAGGTGTAAGGACGATGGTTGGATGTGGTCATCAGTTGTAGCAGGAATGGTTGCTGCTTGGCGTAATCGGCATCGGCCAGTTTCAGGGTCTGTTTGTACAGGTCTTCGTCGGCCATGCCCCAGGCATTTTTGAAGTGGATCTCGGCTTCATCGACGCTGCTCTGATCGACAACGCGATAGCCGTTGCCGCTGAAAAACGCGTTCATGTTGTCGAAATAGCCGCGCCCGCCATAGACGAAGACGCTGTCGTAACCGACCGCGCTCAACTGCTGGCCAAGGCTGGCGAAACCGCTTTCACGCCCGATACGCTTGACGATCGAGCGTCCCGGCGTCGGTGGAATGGCCAGGGTGATGGCTTCCAGGCCACGGTCGGTACGGGTGCCGGTGGCGTAGAAGTTGTTGAAATACAGGCTCTGCTTGCGCAAGGCATCGAGATTAGGCGTGAGGTTGCGTTCGTCGCCATTGCTGCCCAGGTATTTGGCGCTGAGGCTTTCGATGGTCACCAGCACAATGTTCGGCGTACGCGCGATGCCGGGGTTGTCGATCATCCGGCGAATATCCTGCGGGTCCTGACCGATGAAGCGGGCGTTGGGCTCACTCAGTTCAGCACGAATCTGCCGGGCGACTGCATCCGCTGCATGGCTGCTGTAGAACTGGGTGTAATCCAGTTCGTTGTTTCGGAACGCGGCGAAAAACTGATAAGGGCCATTGCTCGCCAACTCATTTTGATAGGCATTGCCACCCTGAGCGCGAGGCGCGTCCTGGCTGAGCAGTTGCAGGCTGAGGCCGGCGACGATCAGCAGACCGAGAGCATTCAACAAGCGCCCACGCAATGGCGGCAACGGAGCATCCAGCGCGGCATTGAATGGCCTGCGCAAGGCAACACTGATGGCCACGGCGAGCACGCCGAGAATGCTCAGCAACGTGCCGATCGGGTATGACTCCAGCACGTTGTTCAGTACTTCGTCGGAATACACCAGATAGTCGACGGCGATGAAATTGAAACGCACGCCGAACTCGTCCCAGAACAGCCATTCGGCGGTAGCGGTGAAGAGCATTGCGAACAGGCTGACGGTCAGCAGACCTTGCAGAAACCAGCGATGACCGCGACGGCGCCACAGGGCCGGTGGGCACAGCAGCAGGTACAGACCCAACGGCAGCGCCGCATAGGCAAGGAAACCCAGGTCATACAGCAGGCCGATACCGAACACGGAAAAAGCTCCGCCACCGGCCTCATTCAAATGAGTCAGCAACAGAGCCGTTCGGGTCAGGGCAAATATCACCAGCCAGGCACCGGTGATCAGCAACAGAAGGCGCATGGGCGCCGTCTTGAAAAAGTCCATTGTCTACATTCCTTATATCTAATGGCGCGAGAGTCTCGCGTTGCCACTGTAGTCAGGTTGTGAACCGATAGTGAAAAACTTGTTAAGTCTTGAATTTGGTTGAGAGAGTTGATTTACGAGGCTTCGAGCCCTAGCTCTGAGCTGAATCTGGTCGTAAGCTGCGCGGGCCATGACGGCCGTTACTGTGTACGGAGGAGGTGCCCATGCGAATTTTATTGGTCGAAGACAACCGCGATATCCTGGCCAATCTGGCCGATTACCTGGGGCTGAAGGGCTACACCGTCGATTGCGCCCAGGACGGTCTGTCGGGCCTGCATCTGGCAGCCACCGAGCATTACGACCTGATCGTGCTCGACATCATGTTGCCCGGCATCGACGGTTACACCCTGTGCAAACGCCTGCGCGAAGATGCCCGCCGCGATACCCCGGTGATCATGCTCACCGCTCGCGATCAACTTGACGATCGTTTGCAGGGGTTCAAGTCCGGAGCCGACGATTACCTGGTCAAACCGTTCGCCTTGTCCGAACTGGCTGCGCGAGTCGAAGCCGTCATGCGCCGTACCCAGGGCGGCGGCCGTCGGGCGTTGCAGGTCGGTGACCTGAACTACGACCTCGACACTCTCGAAGTGACCCGCGAGGGCAAGTTTCTCAAACTCAACCCGGTCGGCCTGAAATTGCTGGCGGTGTTGATGCAGAAGAGCCCGCACGTACTGCGCCGGGAAATTCTCGAAGAAGCGTTGTGGGGCGATGACTGCCCGGACAGCGACAGCCTGCGCAGCCACGTTCACCAGTTGCGTCAGGTGATCGACAAACCGTTTGCCAAACCCTTGCTGCACACCGTGCACGGCGTCGGTTATCGCTTGGCCGAGGGGCGTGATGGAGTTTAAGCAAAGCCTTTCCCAGCGGATCATCATTGCCTTTGCGCTGATGAGCGCACTGGTGGCCGGGGCGTTCGCGATGGGCATTGTCGCAACGGTGCACCTGGTCGAGGAAAAACTGATTTCGGCAGGGCTGGGTGGTGATTTGCAGCGCCTGTTGCTGATGGACAATGTCTCCGACTGGAGCCATCGTCCGGAGCCCGATCAGCTGTTTTACTTCAGCGGTGGCCCCGGTGATTTCGAGCTGCCGAAAGATTTGCGCCACCTCGATTCCGGTTTCCACGAAGTCTTCCGTGAGCAGTTGTCGTATCACGCTATGGTCGAAATCGTCGACGGTCGGCGCTATGTGTTGCTGCAGGATCAAAGCGATTTCGAAGAGCGCGAGCGGGTGCTGTTTGCCGTGGTGCTGGTGGGTTTCGTGCTCAGTCTGGCGTTGGCGGTATTCCTCGGCTGGGTGCTCGCGCGCAAAGTGATGGCACCAGTGGTGCGGCTGGCACGGCAGGTACGTCATCGCGATCAGTTGCTCGGTCTGGCGCCACCGCTGGCACCGGATTACGCGGCTGACGAAGTAGGCGAACTGGCGGTGGCGTTTGATGCCACGTTGGGGCGTTTGCGTCAGGCCCTGACCCGTGAGCGTTTGTTTACCAGTGATGTCAGCCACGAATTACGAACACCGCTGATGGTCTTGGCGAGTTCTTGCGAGTTGCTGCTCGAGAACGCCGCGATCGACCAACGCGGTCGCTCGCAGGTCGAGCGCATTGCTCGCGCCAGTGAGGAAATGCGTGAGCTGGTGCAGACCTTCCTGATGCTTGCACGTGCCCAGCGCGAAGACGCCGGTTCGGCGCCGCAACAGAATCTTGCCCAAGTGGCGGACAGCCTGCTGTGCGTATGGCGCGAACCGATCGAAAGCAAAGGCCTGACCTTACAGTTCGAGCCTGGCAATCCTCCCGCTGACTGTTACAACGCAACGTTGCTGACGGCGGTGATGGGCAATTTGCTGCGTAACGCCTGCCATTACACCGAGCAGGGTTTCATTCGTCTGACGCTGACTGCCAACGGCTTTGTGGTCGAGGATTCCGGCGTGGGGATTCCCGAGGAGAAACGCGAGGCGATGTTCGAGCCTTTCGTGCGTGGCAGTGAAAAGCGCGGAGAAGGTCTTGGTCTCGGCTTGTCGCTGGTGCAACGCATCTGCGAGAACCAGGGCTGGACGGTTACCTTGAGCACAATGAAGCCCAATGGCTGCCGCTTCGAAGTGGATCTTGGCATTATCGAACGCAAATAGTGGCTCCATGCTACTCCCGCCAACCTGTCTAAATCCTGTATAACGCTGTAATACTTTGCCGGTTTACCTGACGTTTTTTTCACAACTGGATGACCTGACGCTGACACGCCGCTCCTTAAGGTGGGGCCATCAGTAACTCAGGAGTCCTGGTGATGGCCGGCCCGATCAAGCTCGATTTTTCC
Protein-coding sequences here:
- a CDS encoding FxsA family protein yields the protein MRPFLLLFLLFPVLELFVFVKVAGAIGFFPALLLIILGSMFGVFVLRVAGLATALRARESLNRGELPAQTMLEGLMLALAGGLLILPGFISDVVGLVMLLPFTRRLLANKMRQRAEDQAMRQRAFADDLQPRGGPAPRQPLGREGDVIEGEFEHRDTK
- a CDS encoding co-chaperone GroES — encoded protein: MKLRPLHDRVVIRRSEEEKKTAGGIVLPGSAAEKANHGEILAVGTGKVLDSGEVRALAVKVGDKVVFGPYSGSNTVKVDGEDLLVMSENEILAVIEG
- the groL gene encoding chaperonin GroEL (60 kDa chaperone family; promotes refolding of misfolded polypeptides especially under stressful conditions; forms two stacked rings of heptamers to form a barrel-shaped 14mer; ends can be capped by GroES; misfolded proteins enter the barrel where they are refolded when GroES binds), whose product is MAAKEVLFGDSARKKMLKGVNVLADAVKATLGPKGRNVIIEKSFGAPTITKDGVSVAKEIELEDRFENMGAQLVKDVASRANDDAGDGTTTATVLAQSIVNEGLKAVAAGMNPMDLKRGIDKATIAIVKELKNLSKPCADTKAIAQVGTISANSDSSIGDIIAEAMEKVGKEGVITVEEGTGLENELSVVEGMQFDRGYLSPYFVNKPETMVAELDSPLILLVDKKISNIREMLPVLEAVAKAGRPLLIVSEDVEGEALATLVVNNMRGIVKVAAVKAPGFGDRRKAMLQDIAVLTGGTVISEEIGLSLEAATLENLGSAKRVTISKENTIIVDGAGVEADIQARITQIRAQAAETSSDYDREKLQERLAKLSGGVAVIKVGAGSEVEMKEKKARVEDALHATRAAVEEGVVPGGGVALIRALQTLNDLKGDNADQDVGIAVLRRAVEAPLRQIAANSGDEPSVVVNEVKNGKGNFGYNAATGEYGDMIEMGILDPTKVTRSALQAASSIGGLILTTEAAVADAPKKDGGAGGGMPDMGGMGGMGGMM
- a CDS encoding phosphatase PAP2 family protein, translated to MSSSAVRATPRPLNPWLCLGIPAVAAITLILLEMTDLDMVLARMFYDPVAGDFIGRHSFFLENILHDRAKQVVIGFSVFAILGFIGSFFIQRVKPFKRELGCLVLSLGLATSFVTPVKAVTAVQCPWSLEQFGGHETYSKLLDHRPPTDKPGRCWPGGHAATGFTLFALFFVLRDRRPRLARQAFIFAFALGSVFSISRMMQGAHFFSHNVWTAIFCWLICLGSYYWVLYRPALKAEIVVKTQTVSA
- a CDS encoding LTA synthase family protein, giving the protein MDFFKTAPMRLLLLITGAWLVIFALTRTALLLTHLNEAGGGAFSVFGIGLLYDLGFLAYAALPLGLYLLLCPPALWRRRGHRWFLQGLLTVSLFAMLFTATAEWLFWDEFGVRFNFIAVDYLVYSDEVLNNVLESYPIGTLLSILGVLAVAISVALRRPFNAALDAPLPPLRGRLLNALGLLIVAGLSLQLLSQDAPRAQGGNAYQNELASNGPYQFFAAFRNNELDYTQFYSSHAADAVARQIRAELSEPNARFIGQDPQDIRRMIDNPGIARTPNIVLVTIESLSAKYLGSNGDERNLTPNLDALRKQSLYFNNFYATGTRTDRGLEAITLAIPPTPGRSIVKRIGRESGFASLGQQLSAVGYDSVFVYGGRGYFDNMNAFFSGNGYRVVDQSSVDEAEIHFKNAWGMADEDLYKQTLKLADADYAKQQPFLLQLMTTSNHRPYTYPDNRIDIKSGNGRDGAVKYTDYAIGQFLEQARRKPWFDNTIFIFVADHTAGSAGKEDLPIANYQIPLFIYAPKLIEPRENSQLASQIDLAPTLLGLLNMDYQSTFFGRNLLLDNPLPPRVVVGNYQHLGLFDGKDLAILSPRQGLRRHDDALSESRESRASSDDPLISRAITYYQTASYGFKQQLLGWKAPKEGAPQVSER
- a CDS encoding response regulator transcription factor, whose protein sequence is MRILLVEDNRDILANLADYLGLKGYTVDCAQDGLSGLHLAATEHYDLIVLDIMLPGIDGYTLCKRLREDARRDTPVIMLTARDQLDDRLQGFKSGADDYLVKPFALSELAARVEAVMRRTQGGGRRALQVGDLNYDLDTLEVTREGKFLKLNPVGLKLLAVLMQKSPHVLRREILEEALWGDDCPDSDSLRSHVHQLRQVIDKPFAKPLLHTVHGVGYRLAEGRDGV
- a CDS encoding HAMP domain-containing sensor histidine kinase, producing MEFKQSLSQRIIIAFALMSALVAGAFAMGIVATVHLVEEKLISAGLGGDLQRLLLMDNVSDWSHRPEPDQLFYFSGGPGDFELPKDLRHLDSGFHEVFREQLSYHAMVEIVDGRRYVLLQDQSDFEERERVLFAVVLVGFVLSLALAVFLGWVLARKVMAPVVRLARQVRHRDQLLGLAPPLAPDYAADEVGELAVAFDATLGRLRQALTRERLFTSDVSHELRTPLMVLASSCELLLENAAIDQRGRSQVERIARASEEMRELVQTFLMLARAQREDAGSAPQQNLAQVADSLLCVWREPIESKGLTLQFEPGNPPADCYNATLLTAVMGNLLRNACHYTEQGFIRLTLTANGFVVEDSGVGIPEEKREAMFEPFVRGSEKRGEGLGLGLSLVQRICENQGWTVTLSTMKPNGCRFEVDLGIIERK